In Sander vitreus isolate 19-12246 chromosome 12, sanVit1, whole genome shotgun sequence, the following proteins share a genomic window:
- the gbx1 gene encoding homeobox protein GBX-1: protein MQRPGGQGTAFSIDSLIGTPQPRPGHLLYTGYPMFMPYRPLVIPQALSHSPLSSGIPPLAPLASFAGRLTNTFCASLGQGVPSMVALTTTMPSFSDPPDSFYPPQELPGPRLSAADPAARRQESPHSDELHSRDKGSELLNFSETFQTISGETKLYSSDDEKLDLKADTVCSDREDSSADSENESFSDGNNCGSLSQKSKLKTGSQEALPTGSSAGKSRRRRTAFTSEQLLELEKEFHCKKYLSLTERSQIAHALKLSEVQVKIWFQNRRAKWKRIKAGNVNNRSGEPVRNPKIVVPIPVHVNRFAVRSQHQQIEQGTRP from the exons ATGCAGAGACCAGGCGGCCAAGGGACGGCGTTTTCTATCGATTCCCTGATAGGGACTCCTCAGCCCAGACCGGGACACCTGCTCTACACGGGCTATCCTATGTTCATGCCGTACAGACCTTTGGTTATTCCACAAGCTTTATCCCACTCGCCTTTATCGTCTGGTATACCTCCACTCGCGCCTTTGGCTTCTTTTGCGGGACGGCTCACCAACACGTTCTGTGCCAGTTTGGGACAGGGGGTGCCATCCATGGTGGCGCTCACCACGACGATGCCAAGTTTCTCGGATCCTCCGGACAGTTTCTACCCACCACAAGAGCTGCCAGGTCCCCGTTTAAGCGCCGCAGATCCCGCAGCGAGAAGGCAGGAAAGTCCTCACTCTGACGAGCTGCACAGCCGGGACAAGGGCTCTGAGCTGCTTAACTTCTCGGAAACTTTTCAAACAATATCAG GTGAGACCAAACTGTACAGCTCAGACGACGAGAAGCTGGACCTAAAAGCAGACACCGTGTGCAGTGACCGAGAGGACAGCTCCGCAGACAGCGAGAACGAAAGTTTCTCGGATGGGAACAACTGTGGCTCCCTGTCCCAGAAGAGCAAACTAAAAACCGGCTCGCAGGAGGCGCTACCGACCGGCAGCTCAGCGGGGAAGAGCCGCAGGAGACGAACAGCTTTTACTAGCGAGCAGCTGCTCGAACTTGAAAAGGAGTTTCACTGTAAAAAGTACCTTTCTCTGACTGAACGCTCTCAGATTGCGCACGCACTTAAACTGAGCGAGGTGCAGGTGAAGATTTGGTTTCAGAACCGCAGGGCCAAGTGGAAACGGATCAAAGCCGGCAACGTTAACAACCGGTCAGGAGAACCGGTGAGAAATCCCAAAATTGTGGTCCCCATCCCCGTGCACGTCAACAGGTTTGCGGTGAGGAGTCAGCATCAACAAATAGAACAAGGGACCAGGCCGTGA